The genomic region CGTGCACCAAACCTGGCGCTAGGCCTGGGCCAAGCCAGGCCAGATTCATAAATTAAACCCTTTGTAAACGAGAGTCTGTTCCAGTTATGGGGCCCTTTCAGCCCACAATAGTCCATGGTAACACTTGCCAGTTGCCAGTTGCAGCGATGATTCGATTTCGATGCACTGCAATGTCTGCAGTCCTCATCGAGTCATCAGTCACCAATCTCATCTTACGCAGCTCAAACAATTGCATCAGTATTTTCGTTCTatttttgttttcttcttcttcttcacagAAATTAATTAAGGTCATGTAGTGTGTCAACAATGAATTCTACAGCCGGAGCCACTCGAAGCCGTCGATGAAGTCGAGTGAGATGAAGGGCTTGGCCTCGTCGTCGGTGAGCTCCCGCGACCACTGCACCCTGCCGGCGTAGTTCGCGCCCGGCCCCGTGCACTTATACTGCCCGTAGAACACCGTCCTGCATATATATGCACGCGAAAATAACCAACCGGCGTCAGTTGATTCCACTCCATGCACCCGGCCGGCggcgccggaggaggaggaggaggcgaagGAGGAGGAGCACTACTACTGACATCTCCCGCGTCGGGTCGCCCCAGTTGTACCAGCCGCGCGGGATGATGATGTTGTCCATGTAGGTGTAGGCGAAGACGACGCGGGAGAAGGTGCCCCAGGCGCGGCCCAGGTAGAGCGCGCCGGACCCCGTCACCCGGCAGCTCACGAACGAGAACCCCGTGTCCTCCAGCAGGCTCTGCCGGCTCTGCGCCGTCAGCGCGCCGTAGTTCCGCGCGATCGCGTGCACATGGCACCCCTGCGGGGTTTTTATTTTCTCACCGTCATCCATTTGTTAGTCGTTTCCGATCGAGAGCACAAGAAAAGCAAGTGGTGCTCTGCGTAAAGGGCAGAGCggccaggcaggcaggcaggaggAGACGGCGACGAGGCGTCGGTCCAGCTATGGCTGGCACTGGCAGGCAGGCGTCACGGGCGGCACCACACCACGCCTCTGGTCTGGGGACTGGGGCCAGGGAACCTGCAGGCCTCAGGAAACCGCATCCCGCAACCGTGCCCGCcgccaacgacaaggaaaaggttcGTTCACCTCACTGGCTCACGCTCACTCTACTACGCTCTACTCTACTGTGTCTGTGTCTGTAGTTTACCCATTAAAAACCGAAAGGGGGTTGATTAGGTTCAACAGTGTCTGTCTGTGTCCCGTGTCTGCGTCCTACAAGTGCCGCAATGACAGTTTCGTTTCGTGCATCTGAGTTGCGTGCGTACTACTGACCTCGTAGAGGGAGAGCGCGTTGCCAAAGATGAAGTCGACGGAGCCCTCGATGTAGCAGTCCCGGTAGTAGTGGCGGCCGAGGTGGTCGTACAGCGTGTCCTGCGCGCCCAGGAAGTTGCACCCCACGAACGCCGCGCTGTCCGCCGATATCCGCAGCGCCACCCCCTGCTTGCCCAGGGCGCCGGGCCTCGGCACGGGGGCCGTGTTCTGCCCAGCGGAAATGTCAGGCAGCAGGCTCGTTGCGGAAGCGACAGAGAAGATCGGTGACAGGAAGGAGGAGCTAgctgctggctgctgctgctgctgctgccgcgtcGAGAGAAAGAACCTTGAAGGTAATGTTCTTGGCGACGAAGAACATGGAGTTGACGGCGAACGTGGCGGAGCCGAACGTGCCCATGGGCCTGCCCCAGGCCCCGGCCGTGTCCGCCGTGTCGCCCCACTGCACCACCGTCTTGTCGGCGCCGGCGCCCTCCACGGTGACGAACGCGCGCATCGGCGAGATGCTCACCTTCTCCCTGCAGCGCGCAGAGTAAGTAAACCCAATAAGAAGAAGAGACAATCGATCTCCGAGGCAGCGCCAGCAACGCAATGCAAATGTACTACGTACGTGTACGTGCCGGCGTTGACCCTGATGACGACGCGGGCGAGGTTGATGAGCGGGAGCGAGTCCACGGCGGCCTGGATGGACGTGAAGTTCCCGGCGCCCGGGTTCTTGTCGACGACGAGCGTGCGCGCGGGCAGGGACGCGCGGCTGAGCGCCCGGCTGTAGGCGGTGCTACTGCTGTTGTGGCCGTGGCCGCCCATGGACCGCACCCACCGCGCGAACTGCCGCTCGATCGCCTCCACCCGCGCCGCGTTCGCGGGGTACGGCttcgcggccgccgcgcccttccCGGGCCGCAGGCGCCTCGTGTGCGTGCTGTGCCCGCGCCGCTTCCCGTGCCCCccggcgtcggcggcggcggcggtggcggacaCCTCCCCCGGCGCGACGAGCAGCGCCGCGGCGGCGACGAagcagaggaggaggaggagccgcGCCCGCGACGGCAAAGCCATGGTCGTCGctcggtggcggtggtggcctGTGGTCACCGCTGAGCTACCTGCCCGCAATAACTAGTAGCAAGCGGCCCGTGGTATAATTCCGGAGGGCATGGCGTCGGGGCCGGGGGAATTTAAGGAGAGCACGGGCGTGCGCGCGCGACGGACGGAATGACGCGGCTCACGAGTGACGACGACGAAGCCGCGCCGGGGGGCGGTCGAGAAGCTGTTTACGTTGGCTGGTTTTGTTGCGCCGCATGCGCGCGCAACGCGCATCCAGCCGGTGGCGTGGGCGTGGCGGCGTGCACATGCAAGGTGGTCTCGCGCCCGGGCCTCCGGGGTGGGGAGGCCTCATCTCGCCGTGTCGCATTAGCGAAGATGGCATCCGGACAGATACGCGCACGGTCGGTACAGTTGCGCCGCACTGCCTCGCTAGAAAATCTATCTTGCTGGAATTGTCTCGGAAACTGTGTCGGAAAGTGAAGCTGTGAAGGTAATAATTCTCGGATGGGGTTTGgtgtgtgtgcgcgcgcgcgTGAGGGGATTTTCTGACACGCTGTACTGGTCTCACCCCGTGATCGAATTTGTTTGGAGCACTGttaatcttgtactttgctgcatCCAATCTTTTCTCACAGGAAGACATGAATACACTCACTTTTTAGTCGAATGATTTTAAATCTAATAGCCGGACAGGGGTGGATATTGAGCCAGATCGGCTCGACTCGTTATACTAACGAGCTAAACATCTGGCTCGACTCGGCTTGTTAGGGAGCTCGATCCAACTCGTTAGGCTCGCGAGCCACACAACTAAATATAAAGATTTatgtacataaatatatataaccgAAAAAATCATATTTAAGTGTTTAACACTACAATAACCTTTATAATATTATTATCATATTATCGTCCTAGCTTCTGACTATCAATATTAAATTGAATAACCAAATATGTATTAACTTACATATTTACAAACTCTTTTATTATAATAAGATAACAACAAGTATCATTATAAAGCAATTCATCATCTATTACACAAATATGTAATATTTTATTGCACAACACTAACTAGAAAACAAAGTTTACAAAACCCTAACCAATAATCAAATATTAAATATGCAATGTAGGGGTGTAGCCATGCAATAATGCAAATATTTAAGCACATGGCACATCCACACATGTCCATATCACAGATCATAACTACGAGAAGACAAGTCTATGAGAGGAGACGACACCAACGACAAACTTGTATTGTGGCTTAGCTCATTTGCCTCACGAGCTAGCTTACGAGCTAACACAAGTTGGCTAATTAGATAACCGAGCTAGAATGTCAGCTTGGCTCGCTACAAAATTAAAATGAGCCGAGTTGAGCGAGTTATCGATCACGagtatttcgtccagccctaATCGTGGATATGCTCCACCAATCAGATCGATGGTTTCGGACTGGGAGACGGCAAGAGTTCGCTTTTACTTCAAACTTATTTAGCCTTCAAAAAATATGCTCCTTTCATTTTTTTTTATTTGTCATgatttagtttaaaaatgaaatAGCGAACGATAAATATTTAAAAACAGAGGTAGTATAAAAATAACATATAACATTATTTGTACGAACACATTGGTTTTATTAAACTCTAAAGTAAACTATATAATTTGCAACTGATAGGCTTTGATGGCTCACTTCGGTGTCCGAGCATCCGTTGTCCACCATGTGTCCCGAGTGCACAGTTGCAAATGCACAAGATTAAAGAAGATTAAATCTTTTAAGACTAATTTGACAACTCCATTTCCCCCAAATGATTCTCATTTTCCtctgggaaaatgaactaatcccCTCAATCCAACCGAACAAGGCCATATGAAATTCAGCCGTTGTTCAGCCCTTTCCTTCACAcacagagagtgagagagagagagatgatctTTATCAACGCAGCAAATAAGCAATGCAATGTGTGGTCACAGTCTCCAGGGAGCTGGAGAAAGGTAATTACACAAGCAAATACTTATCCCAAAGAATTTCCGTCTCGCCAAGTTATATCAGGGAAATTTAGACATTGCGACCACTATTATATCATAGGACAAAAACACTCGAGTGTACATCTCTCCTTAAAACACAAGCTGCCAAGCTCTATCTGATAAAGAGTATCACACATTATTTATTGCACAGTAGAGGCACGCATGTTCTTGGCCTACTGAGCGACTTGACTACCGTATCATGTCAGCCTGCAGATCCAGGTTCAGTACAGAGACGAGAAGGGCGCCGCGTTTACGATCCTCCTGTGCTGGAGTTTCTGGCAGCGTCCTTCTTCTTCATCTCCTCAAACTTGTCGATCGCCACCTGCAGCTCGTCCGTGCCTCCCACGGCTCTCATGGTGTAGTAGTAGACCCCGAGCACGAAGGCCGACAGGCCCCCAGCCACCACCAGGTTCCTGGTCTTGGGTGCAAGGCTTCTGAATCCCGCCATCGTTGAGGTGTGGAGGGGCTCAGGATATGTGCTGCAGGACATGAAGGCACGCGACGTTGTTAATTACGTGGACAAAATCAGCCAGTTGTACTAGTACATGATAGATGTCGATGAATTGGGCATGAACGATGAGTAGATAGATAGCATGGCAGATTGGCAGTATTCAGTCCGGCCATCCATCGCTTGGCATTTCTTACAGCAAAATACAACTGACAGTATATGGCTTCCCTCCAGCCATCTATCGCTTGACATATTTGCAGCAGAATACAACTAACCGCAGGCCAATTTTGGGCGTCTGAAATGTCAAATAATATTGTATAGAGGTGGTATAAGATCCGGAGTCCATGATGTGCTTCTGGAACAGACTCCGATCCACTAGCAGCTAAAGAGTTTTACATTAACTGACAATAGCATCGAAGCAAAGGACAACGTATGTATAGTACAAATTACAGAAGAGGGAGAGCACTGTCCGAGAGATTCAAAACTTGAGCACAGCGACCATCAAAGTCATTTGCTTTGTGTGTATACAGTGGATGTTTCCGTAGGCAGTTTCAGAGTTGAGATGGATTCAGGATTCAACTAGCTATTCGACCATATGGAGTAATCAGCACTACGTCTAGCACATATTCAGATTAAGCGAAGTAAAAAGGCAGTTTCAAACAAACAGGCGATAATAATAATATAGGAGAGGTTATGGATCATTTTATTCTCTGAATATAGAGGGAGAGACCATTTTCTCTGAAAAAATATTAAAGCCGATGTGCATACAGCATGAaccatatactccctccgtttctttttatttgtcgctggatagtgcaattttacactatccagcgacaaataaaaagaaacggagggagtagtcaTATAGACGTTTCTAGGCAGGCAGTTGTAGCAAGCGAGCCGACGAATCCCGACACTAACTTGCAGCGAACCACTGACCTACTGTAAAATACGCATTCTATTCCAGCGAAGTAATTGAGACCCCAAAAGTTTGAATATATAATTTTGGCCGTATCACAGGGGCGGACAAAGTAAAGGAAATGGATGCACACATGGTACAGCCGATAATATTTTGCAAAAGAATAGGAATTAGCAGGCATAATAATACAGGTACACACTTGGAATTAGACCAGATCCGTTTACAATATAGTCAAAATAGCTTAGGGTTAGGCTTTGGGTGCTCGGCTTCGCACAGCAGGGAGGGAAGCGAAGGGGCGGGCATACCTGGGTGCTCGTTGACGGAGAAGGGCCTGACGAAGAGCTGGGAAGCTGGCgtagggggcggcggcggtaGCCGACTAGCCGAGTCGTCGccgcgcgcgcgagagagagggagagcacGCGGGGAGAGGAGCAAAGCGCACCCGCACGGGCCTTCTCGTGGGAGAGACAATTGCCATTATGAAACACGAGAGACACGGTTTCGACGAAATGGAGGCGTTGGGGATGGCTTCTGTGTTTTGGAGACCCACCCGTCATACTTTTGCTGATATGGACATCAGACAGTCATTTGCGTCTGGGGTCACCGTTTAATTCTCTTTGTGCTCACGCCGTTAAAATCCTGGCGCCGCCGTTGCTTGCTTCACAGAAGCCATCCCAAATCCAGATACCCTAGCTGTTGCTTGCGCGTATTCCCCATTCCAGAAACCCTAGCCGTAGCTTGCGCGTATTCCCCCTTCCGACTTTGTGCTCACGCGGTCTTGCCTAGCTTGCGCTTCTTGCTTTGTATTCCCCACCGTAGCTTGCGCGAGATCTCAGCTTGCGCTTCTTGCTTTGTATTCCCCATTCCAGAAACGAGAAACCTAGCCGCCTCTTGCGATGGATGTTCATCCGAGCCATTTGGTTGCTGATGCTGTTGAAGCGGCGCGTGCTGCTGCCGTCGCGGCTTCGGAGGCGAGATGCGCGGCAGTTATTGCAGAGAAGGAGGCCAAGGCTGCGGTTGAGTTCGCCGCCATTGCCGTCGACAAGGTCGAAGCAGTTAAGGTCTCGTCAAATGTGGTACGTATTATGAAACTCATACAGTTCGTATTAttgctatgttactattgtgaaaGGTACGCCGTGTTATTATTGCTATGTTACTACGCCAACTATGTCGATTTCAAGTATATGGTTGATTAGCATATGGTTGTTGCACAGGAAAATGTCGATTTCAAGTATCATGTGAACGTTAAGAATTCGTTGCGATACTCCATTCAAGAAATGAGGAGGCAATGTACCCTGTTGCAATCTGTTAAAAAACTGTGTTCCACTATCCCAGAAGTTGAAGGTGCCAAGATAGGAAAGGTTTGCGGCTATCTGGAACATGTGTGCAAGATGCTAGAGGAAACTTCAATTGTCTGTGAACAAGATTTGGAAACAAAGAATCCTACTTGGGACCTTTATGACAACCCTTCCgtagatgatgaacatcctttagAAGATGATGAAATTGGTGATGGCTACAGTACAGAAGATCCTGAGCTATGGGAAATGGTTTTCGATGACCTGAAGTGGGAAGAGGCCAAAGCTAATGTTTCATTTGAAGAGCACTATCGTGTCATAAACTACAGGTTCGAAGAGATCAATGATCGTAACATGTAGTTATGAGCTCGTGTTTGGTTTGGATGCCTCCATTTTGTATGTAATGCTCCAAATGTACTATGTAGAACCTTAGTTTCTGTTTGTTGTCATGAAACATTAGTGTCATCTGTGTGGAGCAGTAGGCATTTGTTGGATGAAGGTATTTTGTATGCTACTATGTCTGTTCTATGAAGCAGTTCCAATTTATGTGTGGTGAATTCAGTTATGGCTACTGTCCATTTTTGTCTTGGCTACTGTCCAGATCACGGTCATGAAACTGAACAAAAAATGGCTACTGTGTAGATCAGCATGGCTACTGTCCAGATGGCAAAATCCTTCCTTCAAGCTTCTGAGCAATTCTACGCCTCCGATGGAACAGCTCCATCGTCATCTCCCTAATTTTCTCAGCTAAATCACACACAGGAAGGTCTTTGTGGTCTTTAACCCAGTTATTAAAAACCTCAGCCATGTTATTTGTGATGTAATCACATTTGATATCTTTGTTGAAACCACTCCTGTACCAAAGGAATTTGTGGTGTTGGTCTAAGTACTCAGCAATCTTATGAACATTTCTGACCTTTCTGACATGGTGTTCAAATACGTCCCTCCTATATGCCCTCGCTGCTGGAAACATGTGCTCTGAACCAGCATGGTGTTTGACATAATTTCCCATTAAGTGTCTGAAGCATTCTCTTCTCTCAGCATACGGGAAAACATCGTTTACAGCATGCATCAGGCCTTTTTGTGCATCTGAACATATAGCAAGAACTGTCATATCACCCACGACCTTTTTCATCTGTGTCATGAACCAATTCCAATTGTCAACCGTCTCTGATTGGAAAAAAACCAAAAGCTACAGGGTACATCCAATTGTGGCCATCCACACCAGTAGCTGATGCTAGATGCCCGTTCCATCTACCGTTCAATGCCGTCGAGTCGACACTAAGGTAAGGTCTGCACCCATCTCGAAACCCTGATATGCATGGACCTAAGGCACAAAAGAATCGACTAAAATAGTACTTCCCATCTTCCAAAATAACATCAATCTCAACCACACTGTCGGGCATCTTCGCAAGTACAGCCTCCCTCCAAGCGAACAAGAGCTGGAAGCTTTCCTCCCAAGATccatactgagagcacctagaggggggaggtgaataggtgatcctgtaaaagttcaaaacttaagccacaaaaacttgttaagtgttagcacaattatggtcaagtggctagagaggagtcaaaacacaataaccacaagaaatcaatcacagatatgacacggtggttatcccgtggttcggccaagtacaaaacttgcctactccacgttgtggcgtcccaacggacgagagttgcactcaactcctctcaagtgatccaatgatcaacttgaataccacggtgttcttgcttttcttttctcaatcccgtttgcgaggaatctccacaacttggagcctctcgcccttacaaaagatgttcacagagaatcacggagcaagggagggaatgagcaacgcacacaagacttcaaaagatcagagcaacacgcacacaagcagcaataagagctcgcaacacaactcaaagagtacacaactccacaagagctctatatgctatcacaatgaatcgaatgcgctagatcaatgtcttggtgcttagaaaggttgtaggaatgcttggtgtactcctccatgcgcctaggggtcccttttatagccccaaggcagctaggagccgttgagaacacaactggaaggttatccttgccttctgtcgtcgggcgcaccggacagtccggtgcacaccggacactgtccggtgcccgatctgtttccataaaaagctcatccgaccgttgctttctgatgcagatctgcgcacagttggcgcaccggacatgtccggtgcacaccggacatgtccggtgcacaccggacagtccggtgtacctttccgaccgttggctcggccacgtgtcgcgcgccgatcgcgcggccgactgttggcccgtccgaccgttggctcaccggacagtccggtgcacaccggacagtccggtgaattttagccgaagtcgccggagaaaaacccgagagcggctggtttgctccgcgctggtctggcgcaccggacactgtccggtgcacaccggacagtccggtgccccagcccgaagcagccctccactcctcttcttcttcctgtttctaacacttagacaagaatattagtacacaaaaccaatgtactaagacttagaaacatacctttgcttgtgatttgcactttgttcatccatgggcatattttcacatttgagcacttgtgttggcacttaatcaccaaaatacttagaaatggcccaagggcacatttccctttcaatctccccctttttggtgatttatgccaacacaacataaagcaactagaacaagtgcaaaatcactccaaataaaactcaaattgattttgattcaattttggcatatatggatcatcctttgccaccacttggtttgtttttgcaaatcaaactcaaatctctatctctaagtcaaacacacatgttgaagcataaagagagtcattccaaaagagattgatcaaagatttcaaaaactccccctatttcccataatcaatacttctccccacaagaagccaacttttgacaagagagacaataatagacaataaaagcgtttgacaaaacaaaaactctattctactattttcaaaatctctcgagtggtagctgatccatttatcgctttggcctttattttctccccctttggcatcaagcaccaaaacgggatcaatcttggccctataaccccattgcctcaccaaaatcttcaataagaatacaaaggcaataagagtcttaaagatgaacttggagtaagttacccagcagtggaagtctttcatggtccaagtccaccttttccctttcaattctccttcgagactagatcaagcaaactcaagcatatggttagtctcaaaggttcaagttgtaacacatctccccctaaacatgtgcaacactttgcaacagacttgtgaggtccagggagtgtttgtacaacttgagcaccaaaatgcagaatgaacatgattaaaagcataaatacatgtatgctacaattcaatccaagttccgcgaatctaagacatttagctcactacgcagcctgcaaaaggtcttctcatctagaggcttggtaaagatatcggctagctggttctcggtgctaacatgaaacac from Zea mays cultivar B73 chromosome 6, Zm-B73-REFERENCE-NAM-5.0, whole genome shotgun sequence harbors:
- the LOC103630641 gene encoding probable pectinesterase 53 encodes the protein MALPSRARLLLLLCFVAAAALLVAPGEVSATAAAADAGGHGKRRGHSTHTRRLRPGKGAAAAKPYPANAARVEAIERQFARWVRSMGGHGHNSSSTAYSRALSRASLPARTLVVDKNPGAGNFTSIQAAVDSLPLINLARVVIRVNAGTYTEKVSISPMRAFVTVEGAGADKTVVQWGDTADTAGAWGRPMGTFGSATFAVNSMFFVAKNITFKNTAPVPRPGALGKQGVALRISADSAAFVGCNFLGAQDTLYDHLGRHYYRDCYIEGSVDFIFGNALSLYEGCHVHAIARNYGALTAQSRQSLLEDTGFSFVSCRVTGSGALYLGRAWGTFSRVVFAYTYMDNIIIPRGWYNWGDPTREMTVFYGQYKCTGPGANYAGRVQWSRELTDDEAKPFISLDFIDGFEWLRL
- the LOC103630643 gene encoding uncharacterized protein, whose protein sequence is MDVHPSHLVADAVEAARAAAVAASEARCAAVIAEKEAKAAVEFAAIAVDKVEAVKVSSNVENVDFKYHVNVKNSLRYSIQEMRRQCTLLQSVKKLCSTIPEVEGAKIGKVCGYLEHVCKMLEETSIVCEQDLETKNPTWDLYDNPSVDDEHPLEDDEIGDGYSTEDPELWEMVFDDLKWEEAKANVSFEEHYRVINYRFEEINDRNM